The Halorhodospira halophila SL1 genomic sequence CGTCGGCGGAGCGCAAGGAGGCCCGGAGGCGCTGAGGCGCCCGGCTCTGCCGGCCGCAGGGGTTCAGGAGGCGGTATGCAGATCAAGCTCAGTGGACATCATGTCGAGATCACCCCGGCTCTCCGGGCGCATGTCAACGAGAAGATGCAACGCATTCAACGCCACTTCGACCACGTCATCGATACCGAGGTGATCCTCTCGGTGGAGAAGAGACAGCAGAAGGCCGAGTCGGTCATCCACATCGGGGGTGGCGGCGGGCGCGTCTTTGCCGATGCCATTGAGGAAGACCTCTATGCAGCCATTGACGTGCTCGTGGACAAGCTTGACCGTCAGGTCCTGAAACA encodes the following:
- the hpf gene encoding ribosome hibernation-promoting factor, HPF/YfiA family, which gives rise to MQIKLSGHHVEITPALRAHVNEKMQRIQRHFDHVIDTEVILSVEKRQQKAESVIHIGGGGGRVFADAIEEDLYAAIDVLVDKLDRQVLKHKEKAVDQRRQGASLKASL